The region cgcgctgcccacgggaagcgcttctcatcaacaccaccgttgcacacgcgccttctcgtggtcatcgagcctctcttcatgtcggtctacttacgccgcagcacacctgcttacttaatcagctcatgtttactacaattcatattgctaccaaagccgctcaccttacttcgtatgacattgctgtgttgctatcgcattcattgcttcgcccttagggtaaactgtgacattttttgacgCCCCCTGATTGGCTCTGAAGCTCTCGCTGTGTCACGCGAGTCTATGTTTAAAATACTGACATAAAGGGACACATCTCCTGTGTATATTGCAAAACTTGAACAAATTCTGCTGCCATACTTTTCGGAGAAATATAGTTATGACCGCGTACCCAACTGACAGTAAATACCTAGGGCTCCTAAGAGCGTTCGAGTATGACATGAAGGCTCACCTCGAAAGGTTCTCGTAGATTCTCTCCGCATGTCAACTCGGAGGCGATGCCCTTCAGCAAGCGATTGCGCGTTCTCAAGAACCATATAACAGTTCGTACACTGAAAAAGAAACAAGTATAAAGAAAAAGGACTATAACTGTCCTAAGTTTTCGCAAAACGGTAGACTTTTGTTCTCATACTGTTTTTAAAGCAAAGAACGGGTATAAAAAAAGTAATAAACGAAACGCGAAATAAGATATACTCATTCTTTTGCTCCCCGATGCTCATAATCACCCTAACTTCACTCAGAAACCAACAGTGGGAACTAGCTCACATTGGCTGACACATTCACGTAAAAGTTAAACGATAGCCAGGCAGAACGCCTTTCTCTGGCCACAATAAAAATAATAAGGACAGAAGGCATCACCTGTAGTTGCAATTTCACGGCAGAATTTCATGGCAACATTTGGTCATAGTTGTTTTTCACGTCGTTTGGCAAGTTGCTTTGTGGCTCACTCAACGGCCACACGTGTCTATTGTATACACACATGTAATATTATTTACTCGCGCTCTCACTGGGAAAACAAGGCACAAGAGAAAGACAAGGCACGATTTCCTTACCAGGCGGGGTTCAACCGGACACTCAGGAAAAACATGCAAGCTTCGCTGGCAGCTATATCTCTAATAAACATTTTCATTATATAGCGTTCAGAAAGCTCCAGCAAAACGTAGAACATTCGATATACCAATTTACGAATATCATCTACACGGAGTCCAGCCATGCGACGATGAGACTTACAAGGCAGCCGAAGGCGATTATGTTGAGAAGGACTGCCCTGGACATGGAAGATTGGACTGCTCTCTCACTTCTAGTACGGATTTATCTTGAAGGACACTTGGTGCAAAACAATTCATACGCTTTTTACGTGGTGCCGGAGCTGTCCTGTATGCTTGCGGCAGCACAGAACGCTAGCATGATGTGACGCAATGGCGACGTAACTGCGTTTGTAGAAAGGAAAGACGAAGGAAAACCCGAATGCTTGGCTCTTCGACCGAGGCGACCACCCACTGCCGAGCGGAGGAGCTATGTAgaagtagatgtagatccttgcgATATACTGGCatgtacccactccgggggattggccaagaaccgggtaggtcGAAAAAGAATGCCCAGTAGAGTGCAAAATTTTACACTGGTTAAGTTAGAATCGGAAGATGGAGACTTAAGCCTGCATAATTTTGTAATTATGAAAATTCTACCATAACCTTAAAAATAAAGCAATTCAAATTATTTTTGGGCCAAAGAAAATGAGGCTTAAAATTTTCTATTCAGAGTTTAAATCTCACGGAATACGAGCGATGTTTTCAGGCAACAACAAAAACCAGAAGCAGCGCAACCTTCCCGTCACTGTGCCCAAATGTAGAGGCACCTAAAGATAGGACATTTGGAACAGTTAAATCTAATCCAAGAAGGCGGAGTGGTGTTTCTAAGCCCGCGCTCGTTTCGCTCGCGTGCCGTTATACAGATAAAGTTTATTCCCCTGATCTCTACTGTACGCGTATATATATAATCAGTGGTTTACTATATATCTCTCTCCCCCCTTCTTATTTGAGTGACTGTTGCCAAGCCTGTGCATTTTTCTGTTATACCTAGGACCCCAACACTTTTCAGCGTGTGAGAGCCGCAAAAATTACAAATTTTCTTGTCGCTTCCTCCAAATAAACCGGGTAACCAAGGGTTCAGTAGGGCGGCCCCACACTTCTAGTGCGGATAACTTTCCTGCCACGAGATTTTGTTGTTTCGTCAATCTAGCGGCCATCAAACGTTTGTAGGAACGCGTAATCTAAAACGCTACGTTTTGTTGATTCATATTGTTCGAGATGAACAGAAAAACCACTTTATAAGCGTCCTTTCCTTAGGGGCAGTGGGCAATTGTAGAGGACCACAAAAAGGAAAGTAGCCACCGAAACTAGCCATAGCTGGTCCGACGATAACGACGTCGACGACAGAAGGACGATTACAACGACGATTGCACGGTATGAGCAAGGGCAACAGTGAGAGAAAGGATGATGTCGCGACGGCTGCAGCTATGGCGTTGGTACTGCTACTGAGCACAAGCACACTGGTTCGATTTGCGGGCGTGGCGGCCGCATTGCTATTTGGGAACGGACTGTAGAAGAGGCTCGTGTACGCTTAGGACGCATGTTAAAGGATCCTGGAGCggccaaaataatccggagctcTCCGCTTCGGTGTTTTCGATAGCTTGTGCTGATTTAGAAACAGTAAACTAAATAAATCATATCAATCAGTCACACATGAGAATGCCGACCTTAAAACGAAGGCACGATGGCTGAAATATTCTGAAGCCATGATATAATCGTGGGATACAATAAATGATTTCTTGCTACGTCTTTGCAGCAAGAAAGCATGGCTAGGACCAATTGATACTTACCTTAAGTACCCTCGAAAGCTATCGCTGCAAAATGGTTAACACGTGTTGCCTGTGAGGCGCTGTCCTAAGATTTGAGTGACTGATTGTGTTTGACGCTGGAGTAGCTTCACCACATTTCTGACTCGAAAAGTAGTCCCTCTTTCAATCAGAATAAATAAGTTAAGGCTTGGATGGGTAAGGCAGTGCGCGTTGCGTGAATAGAGGAATGCATTTCAACATACCACCGCTACGCACATGTTTGACACTTACAGCCGGCTACAGACACTGCAATGACTTCCAAGAATATATTGTATGGCTTACACAGGGGCCAAGCTACGACGCAGTCGTACAGTATGTTGAAGATACGCATCCATCCAGAATACATGATCGTTATTTTATTCTTCTGGCAACCTTCTTCAAGAGCATTTGTTTTCCTTCGTCATCTACCCTGCAGGATAGAGTGTATAAAGGATACATATCGGCAGAAAACTGACAGGGAAGATTTGTACCTTTCTCTGTCAAGATTTTGCCATAAGTTTGGTAACAACAAATGTTCACGCATGGGCCTTATGTTAGCTTTCGTAATAAGGCGTCGACGCCTTCCTTTAGTCCAGGCTGCAAACGAGATCTAAGCATCGTTCAAATTTGTTTATTACGTCTTCGTACGTGTTCTCTTGACATCATTTGCAATAATGTGTCGACACTCTATAGAATCACAGATTCCATTACTCGTATACTGCCTACGCCAGGCATTTATCTGgcattttctcttccgctttcagAGATGTGCCCTCTTCTGCGCAAAACGTTTACAATCACCGCGTTTATAAATCATGTGTACCAATGCGAACCACCGAACCATTGGCAGGAGGTAGTTAGCGTGGACATTTGTGACATTTGTACATAAATATGCTGCAGTAATGACTTCGATGCATGAAAGTGtaactaataaataaacaaaagcaCTGTACTATGGTGATAATGAAAGCAGGAAAAGTATAATGCGGAAATTGACACACTTTAAGCGCGTGCGCAAGAGAGAGAAATATAAAGAGAATGACAGCATGCCATGGACTACGAGCGAATTAGCGGGTTGTCATTATGGACAATACGTTTCGCATATGTGTACCATTTAAGGTAGTTAGCGCGCGTGCTAGCTAGAGGCAGAGCAGATCATCCAAAAAGTGCCGAAAACGCAGCAATGGCAGGACGCGCGAGTGCAAGACATCAACGGCCAAATTTTGGGCTTCCTGTAGTACACTGCCGCAGCCATTAATTTCGCAGcccaaaatataaagaagtgcgTGAAGTTTATTCCTTCGGCTAATTAGGGCCTGCAGCGTCGGGTGGGTCTTCTTTGGCTACCGGTGGACCTGGCGACATTCCTGGTTGAGCTCTAGGAGGCAGAATTGGTGGGGCTTTAAGCCGGTCTGCTACAGTTTGCGGTGGATCTATCGGTGTTTTCTCCAGATCTTTTCATGTTTAGAAAAGTTCGCCGGAGTAACCGATGGTGCCGGGGGAGCCTCCGGTGAGTCTGCTCCAGCTTGAGTTTGTAGAGTTGGTGTTAGCTCAGGTGGAATTTTCGGCAGCTCTTGTGGAGCTTTCGGCAAGTCATTTGCATCTTCCGGCAGACCTTCTACAGATTTTGGCAACTCATCCGCTGGTTTCCCCAgatatacagcgctggcggagtGTTGGGGCTGCTGTGGTTTTTTGTCCACCAGCCTTGGGAGAGATTGCGTGATGCCTCCTCTAATTACACACGTCGGCACGTCATCCGTTCCGACCGAACCGGCAAACTGGAAAAAGAACGGTTCAATCCTTCGGCGCGGATTTGACGGTGGCGGTGGTAGCGGAGGTGGCGGTGGTGGCACCGACGGCGGTGGAGGTGACGACGGCGGAGAATTATCGGCAATCCCTCGGAAGGGTCCTCCTGTTGAGGGTAGCACGGCGGGGCCGTCCTGCGCTGCTGGTACCGTTTTGTCCGGCACACGGGGAGTGAAGTTGGCTTTTATGAGCACCGACTGCAGCGCCTTTAATCGAGGGTCAAGCCGCGGCGCTAGCTTGTGCTGCCCATCTCTGTCCTCTGTCGATCTTCCCAGGGTTTCCTGCCGCGCTGTTCCCGCAGTTCGTGCTTGCGGCAAATGCGGTGGTAGCATTACTTCTGGCTGGGGACGGCAGGTGGTCGCTCTCGTCGGTGCGACGCACACAGAACCGTGTGCTTCATCGGAAAGTGGCGGAAGCGGTGGCAACGAGCCTACCGCCATTCTGGCACCACTAGGGGGTGGATGCAGGCAGTAGAATCCCGCCCGCCTCTGCTCCGGTGCACCGGGTCTATGTATTCCCGCCGTAATGTTTACGAAATGGGGAGACTGCATCTGTTGTTGCAACTGTCTCTCGACTTGCGCGACGATTCCATGCACATAGGGTGATCGCAAACGCATTGTACCGGTCTGCACGGGCCCCCCTCTGGCTGTGGCAGCACTTGCCACATTTTCGGGATGTTTTTCGCGCAGTAAGGGTTCGAATACCGCCCGTA is a window of Dermacentor silvarum isolate Dsil-2018 chromosome 4, BIME_Dsil_1.4, whole genome shotgun sequence DNA encoding:
- the LOC119448638 gene encoding serine/arginine repetitive matrix protein 1-like, which encodes MLLLCLYGYSMALAASDQRWSGLHRSLSENSLPPDAMKHKSCMRPLKPVLMPPPSLPTPAQQPPQEPPGTTPQRPVTAPAPPEKTPATSAPPVQPKRSSAAVKDKIGRRRHGRHDGKHKSRKLKPSSVVQRSPPPVRRTVTRIKAGFQYIRRRSAQLGRTPIMGPVVKIGRFLGSPTQRASPTREDAPHGGRKSTEALTQGTVPTSTSAGREQFFKTPYLDLHAKFETAPDAVARDDRAEASVAAERMTRGIATHAPVRELVKESKPSESVGRAQLSKTRDLNLKATFEDVQPAFLVGAQRGVTPATPTKWQKQQVIRHEQIQEPTRRTSEPGQLARQGAMARQEQARGQKSDEEELKPYVQIRAVFEPLLREKHPENVASAATARGGPVQTGTMRLRSPYVHGIVAQVERQLQQQMQSPHFVNITAGIHRPGAPEQRRAGFYCLHPPPSGARMAVGSLPPLPPLSDEAHGSVCVAPTRATTCRPQPEVMLPPHLPQARTAGTARQETLGRSTEDRDGQHKLAPRLDPRLKALQSVLIKANFTPRVPDKTVPAAQDGPAVLPSTGGPFRGIADNSPPSSPPPPSVPPPPPPLPPPPSNPRRRIEPFFFQFAGSVGTDDVPTCVIRGGITQSLPRLVDKKPQQPQHSASAVYLGKPADELPKSVEGLPEDANDLPKAPQELPKIPPELTPTLQTQAGADSPEAPPAPSVTPANFSKHEKIWRKHR